In Cytobacillus oceanisediminis, the following proteins share a genomic window:
- a CDS encoding GlsB/YeaQ/YmgE family stress response membrane protein → MLSFLWALIIGGIIGWLAGMILGRDIPGGIIGNIIAGFIGAWLGSLILGDWGPVVADFAIIPALIGAIVLVFIVGFIMKAMRKSHD, encoded by the coding sequence ATGTTAAGCTTTTTATGGGCATTAATTATAGGTGGTATCATTGGTTGGTTAGCAGGTATGATTTTGGGAAGAGATATTCCAGGAGGAATTATTGGGAACATCATCGCTGGTTTCATTGGTGCATGGTTAGGTTCATTAATCCTTGGTGATTGGGGTCCTGTAGTAGCTGACTTTGCTATTATTCCTGCTTTAATTGGTGCTATCGTGCTTGTATTCATCGTAGGCTTCATCATGAAGGCTATGCGCAAATCTCATGACTAA
- a CDS encoding RluA family pseudouridine synthase, producing MVKIQRFGEWCEIEVPVHWEGYSLEYIVRTLWGAPKKQTHNMRMNKQVLTNDEPANWTKPLHAGDKLKFHFFKEEDLGLIPSYYDIEVLFEDDHLLVLNKPAGMDTHPNSPEQNNTLANAAAFHMQMQGESSSIKHIHRLDRDTTGAILFAKHALAGAILDKELEERTIKRTYLALVHGRISKIKGTISEQIGRDRHHPTRRRVSPSGQPAVTNYELIEYFPKLNLSLIKCLLDTGRTHQIRVHLSHIGHPLAGDILYGGKPAFPRQALHAVKLEIPHPFLEETIVCHAPFLDDPEIFKGIDPYSF from the coding sequence ATGGTAAAAATACAAAGGTTTGGCGAATGGTGTGAAATAGAGGTGCCTGTTCACTGGGAAGGGTATTCCCTCGAATATATAGTCCGGACATTATGGGGAGCACCCAAAAAACAGACACACAATATGAGGATGAACAAGCAGGTATTAACCAATGATGAACCAGCCAATTGGACAAAGCCGCTGCATGCAGGGGATAAATTAAAATTCCATTTCTTCAAGGAGGAAGATTTGGGCCTAATACCCTCTTATTATGACATCGAAGTACTCTTTGAAGATGATCATTTACTTGTTTTGAATAAGCCTGCAGGCATGGACACGCATCCTAATTCTCCAGAGCAAAATAATACCTTAGCAAACGCTGCAGCCTTTCATATGCAGATGCAGGGTGAATCCAGTAGCATAAAACATATACATCGCCTGGATCGAGATACGACCGGTGCCATTTTATTTGCGAAACATGCATTGGCAGGAGCAATCCTGGATAAAGAATTGGAGGAACGAACTATTAAACGCACATATTTAGCATTGGTTCATGGCAGGATTTCAAAGATCAAAGGAACCATCAGCGAACAAATTGGGCGGGACAGGCATCATCCAACCAGAAGAAGAGTATCCCCCAGCGGCCAGCCTGCTGTCACGAACTATGAACTAATTGAGTACTTTCCTAAGCTAAATCTTTCACTTATTAAATGCCTTCTGGATACAGGCAGAACACATCAGATCCGTGTTCACCTCAGCCATATCGGACATCCTCTTGCAGGGGATATTTTATATGGCGGGAAACCTGCTTTTCCACGGCAGGCACTGCACGCCGTAAAACTTGAGATTCCACACCCATTCTTAGAGGAAACCATAGTCTGTCATGCGCCTTTTTTAGATGATCCTGAGATTTTTAAGGGAATTGATCCGTATTCCTTTTAA